One stretch of Lacimicrobium alkaliphilum DNA includes these proteins:
- a CDS encoding ABC transporter permease, which translates to MISYYMKLALLSLRRNPLLSGLMVLAIGLGVGACMTIITVNYLMSADPIPQKSGQLFYVQVDSWDPHDTRDERNLPPDQLTWTDATNLMAAKRAYRQAAMASSGGVVEPADADAKPFNASIRLTYQDFFSMFEVPFLYGSPWSAEDDANERQVVVLSKAMNDKIFGGSDSTGQTLRIAGTLFTVAGVLDHWQPVPRFYDLTTGAFNTTEDLFMPLSLKMPLELNSSGNVNCWKEPEEPGFKGFLLSECVNFQMWVELPDADAKADYMAFLDNYVNAQKELGRFPRPLNNRLSDVMQWMEIEEVVADDARIMLWLSFMFLAVCLLNTIALLLAKFSAKAPEIGLRRAIGASRGDVFTQHLLEAGSIGLLGGLLGLMLALLGLQGVGALYGEFADNLTSLDVPLVLLALLLALVASLLAGLYPTWRACQVNPSQQLKSQ; encoded by the coding sequence ATGATTAGCTACTATATGAAACTGGCGCTGTTGAGCCTCAGACGTAACCCGCTACTCAGTGGCCTGATGGTATTAGCCATCGGTCTGGGTGTGGGAGCCTGTATGACCATTATCACCGTCAACTATCTGATGTCAGCCGATCCCATTCCGCAAAAAAGCGGACAATTGTTCTATGTTCAGGTAGACAGCTGGGATCCCCATGACACCCGTGATGAGCGCAACCTGCCACCGGATCAGCTGACCTGGACCGATGCCACCAATCTGATGGCCGCAAAACGCGCTTACCGGCAGGCAGCCATGGCCAGTTCGGGAGGCGTGGTAGAACCGGCTGATGCGGATGCCAAACCCTTTAATGCCTCCATACGCCTGACCTATCAGGATTTTTTCAGCATGTTCGAGGTGCCATTTTTGTATGGCAGTCCCTGGTCTGCAGAGGATGATGCCAATGAACGCCAGGTAGTGGTATTGAGCAAGGCCATGAATGACAAGATTTTTGGCGGCAGTGACTCGACAGGCCAGACACTGCGTATCGCCGGTACTCTGTTTACCGTGGCCGGGGTACTGGACCACTGGCAACCGGTGCCACGTTTTTATGACCTTACCACCGGTGCCTTTAACACCACCGAAGATCTGTTTATGCCCCTGAGCCTGAAGATGCCTCTGGAACTGAATTCGAGTGGCAATGTCAACTGCTGGAAAGAGCCTGAGGAGCCAGGTTTTAAGGGCTTTTTGCTGTCTGAGTGTGTCAATTTTCAGATGTGGGTGGAACTGCCCGATGCCGACGCAAAAGCCGATTATATGGCCTTTCTGGATAATTATGTCAATGCCCAGAAAGAACTCGGTCGCTTCCCACGGCCTTTAAACAACCGACTCTCTGACGTCATGCAGTGGATGGAAATTGAGGAAGTGGTGGCTGATGATGCCCGCATTATGCTGTGGCTCAGCTTTATGTTTCTGGCCGTATGTCTGCTCAATACTATCGCCTTGTTGCTGGCTAAATTCAGTGCCAAAGCGCCGGAAATCGGTCTGCGCAGGGCAATAGGCGCATCCCGCGGGGATGTCTTTACTCAGCATCTGCTTGAAGCCGGCAGTATCGGCTTACTGGGCGGTCTGCTTGGGCTAATGCTGGCATTGCTGGGTTTGCAGGGGGTCGGCGCCCTGTACGGCGAATTTGCCGACAATCTGACCTCGCTGGATGTACCGCTGGTGTTACTGGCATTGCTGCTGGCGCTGGTCGCCAGTTTACTGGCAGGACTCTATCCCACCTGGCGCGCTTGCCAGGTTAATCCTTCACAACAACTTAAGAGTCAGTAG
- a CDS encoding ABC transporter permease — protein sequence MRDLGPILRAMLRNKTGAILIAIQIAVTMTIIVNAVFIIQQRNELMARESGLDEANTFYLSSVGFADDFNPQNTTQEDLLALRALPGVVDAIQTNAVPMSGSGWSMGLQTQPGEEFDGTGVAVYMVDEQGLNAMDVQLIAGRNFNQQDIRWREPSASTWPDVIIITRDTASALFPESAIQEVVGKTVYINDDEPINIIGIIDKLQAPWVGWGSVERAMLSPERTLFNSANYLIRTEPGQRDMLMPKIEEMLAKSNKGRIIRDLTTIEDTRERSYRRHSAMIKILLIVVLTLTLVTAAGIVGLSSFTVNKRRKQIGTRRALGATRGDILRYFMLENLLISSIGIALGLLLTLGLNMVLVNNFEMQRLDWYYLPFGMAVLWLLGQLAVLGPASRAAAIPPAVATRSV from the coding sequence ATGCGAGATCTTGGTCCAATTCTGCGCGCCATGCTGCGCAACAAAACCGGCGCAATACTGATTGCCATTCAGATTGCGGTCACCATGACCATCATCGTCAATGCGGTGTTTATTATTCAGCAGCGCAACGAACTGATGGCCCGCGAATCCGGCCTCGATGAGGCCAACACTTTCTATCTTTCTTCTGTCGGTTTTGCCGATGACTTTAATCCGCAAAACACAACACAGGAAGATCTGCTTGCCCTGCGTGCTTTACCCGGTGTGGTGGATGCTATTCAGACCAACGCCGTCCCCATGAGCGGCAGTGGCTGGTCGATGGGATTGCAAACTCAGCCCGGCGAGGAATTTGACGGTACCGGAGTTGCCGTGTATATGGTCGATGAGCAAGGGCTTAACGCCATGGACGTGCAACTCATAGCCGGACGAAACTTCAATCAGCAGGATATCCGCTGGCGTGAGCCATCTGCAAGCACCTGGCCTGATGTGATTATCATTACCCGGGACACGGCCAGTGCCCTGTTTCCTGAGTCGGCGATTCAGGAAGTGGTCGGTAAGACCGTGTATATCAATGATGATGAGCCGATTAACATTATCGGTATTATCGACAAACTGCAGGCGCCCTGGGTAGGCTGGGGCTCTGTTGAGCGGGCCATGCTCAGCCCGGAGCGGACATTGTTTAATTCCGCCAACTACCTGATCCGCACCGAACCAGGCCAGCGGGACATGCTGATGCCAAAGATAGAGGAAATGCTGGCCAAAAGTAACAAGGGCCGTATTATCCGCGATCTGACCACCATCGAAGATACACGGGAACGCAGTTACCGTCGTCACAGCGCCATGATCAAAATTCTGCTTATTGTTGTACTGACACTCACCCTGGTCACGGCAGCCGGTATCGTCGGTTTATCCAGCTTTACGGTCAATAAACGCCGCAAGCAAATCGGTACCCGACGAGCGCTGGGTGCCACCAGAGGCGACATCCTGCGTTACTTTATGCTGGAAAACCTGCTGATCAGTTCAATCGGTATTGCACTAGGATTGTTGCTGACACTGGGTCTGAACATGGTGCTGGTGAATAACTTCGAAATGCAGCGGCTGGATTGGTATTACCTGCCCTTTGGCATGGCGGTATTATGGCTGCTTGGCCAGCTTGCTGTGCTGGGCCCGGCCAGCCGCGCCGCCGCCATCCCGCCAGCCGTGGCCACCCGCTCGGTTTAA
- a CDS encoding alpha/beta hydrolase produces MLLINRLTVLPGLLLLLLLSGHVTASDQSGKKTENESPITFTANDGQSTEAFEGYFSVPENRNSPDSRKLKIHYVRFPALTDNPGAPIVYLAGGPGGSGIATSKWRRYGLFQSLRQYGDVIALDQRGTGKSEDVPVCESSQIMHTHKRWDEQSMAALYRQAFSECMNFWQEQGADITGYTTVQNALDIDALRAHLGAEKVTLWGISYGSHLALASLNLFPEKIDKVIIASAEGLDQTVKLPARTDDYFTRLQQVIDQQPGLKAQFPDIIATMHRVHAQLSAEPIRIKVPVKQGEPMDFLFQPVHLQILASMTIADPGSYVGMLLGLYHSLDKGDTRMLQGVLSRNLLNNEPIKMRIMPTAMDIASGISAARLKQVKEQAKQSLLGGILNFPMPHLAGVYKPLDLGDSFRQDPVGDVPVLLLTGTLDGRTYPAGQAEAVAGLTNLTQVMVVNAGHNLYTSSPEVLTAMKYFLAQGKTKTRQIELPLPDFDL; encoded by the coding sequence ATGTTATTGATCAACAGATTAACAGTATTGCCGGGTTTGCTTTTATTATTGCTCTTATCAGGGCATGTGACCGCTTCAGACCAGAGCGGAAAGAAGACGGAAAATGAGTCGCCGATTACCTTTACTGCCAATGACGGACAAAGCACCGAGGCTTTTGAGGGGTATTTTTCAGTACCTGAAAATCGCAACAGTCCTGACAGCCGAAAACTAAAGATTCATTATGTGCGTTTCCCGGCCCTGACCGATAATCCCGGCGCGCCCATCGTGTATCTGGCTGGCGGCCCCGGCGGCTCTGGTATTGCTACCTCGAAATGGCGCCGCTATGGCCTGTTTCAGTCACTGCGCCAGTATGGTGATGTAATTGCACTGGATCAGCGCGGCACAGGCAAGTCAGAGGATGTACCCGTGTGCGAGTCTTCGCAAATCATGCATACCCACAAGCGCTGGGATGAACAGAGTATGGCAGCGCTGTATCGCCAGGCGTTTTCTGAGTGTATGAACTTCTGGCAAGAGCAGGGCGCGGATATTACGGGTTATACCACAGTGCAAAATGCACTGGATATCGATGCCCTGCGGGCGCATTTGGGTGCTGAAAAAGTGACATTATGGGGGATTTCCTACGGCAGCCATCTGGCCCTGGCCAGTCTGAATCTGTTTCCTGAGAAGATAGACAAAGTCATCATCGCCAGCGCAGAGGGGCTGGATCAGACGGTGAAATTACCTGCGCGAACCGATGATTATTTTACCAGGTTGCAGCAGGTTATTGACCAGCAGCCGGGTTTAAAGGCTCAGTTCCCGGATATTATTGCCACGATGCACCGGGTACATGCTCAACTTTCAGCAGAGCCTATAAGGATTAAGGTGCCGGTCAAACAGGGGGAGCCAATGGACTTTTTATTTCAGCCGGTGCACTTACAGATTCTGGCATCCATGACCATAGCTGACCCGGGCAGTTATGTGGGCATGCTGCTGGGGCTGTACCATAGTCTGGATAAGGGGGATACCAGAATGCTGCAGGGGGTATTGTCTCGCAATCTGCTTAACAATGAACCGATAAAGATGAGAATTATGCCAACGGCGATGGATATCGCCTCTGGAATTTCAGCCGCACGACTGAAGCAGGTTAAAGAGCAGGCTAAGCAGTCTTTACTCGGAGGAATATTAAACTTCCCCATGCCCCACCTTGCGGGTGTGTATAAACCTTTAGATTTGGGAGACAGTTTTCGTCAGGATCCTGTCGGCGATGTGCCAGTTCTGCTGTTAACCGGCACCCTTGACGGGCGAACCTACCCTGCAGGGCAAGCTGAGGCGGTGGCTGGCCTGACTAACCTGACTCAGGTGATGGTGGTCAACGCCGGGCACAACCTGTATACCAGTTCACCAGAGGTCTTAACTGCAATGAAGTACTTTCTGGCGCAGGGTAAAACCAAAACTCGCCAGATTGAACTGCCTTTGCCTGATTTTGATCTTTGA
- a CDS encoding LytR/AlgR family response regulator transcription factor, with protein sequence MSISTSSAAFVPFEGQQPVTLCDGAHQWPVDFTSTDCRTVLLKDVDPQGKTLWVEIPVNLSEQQLQALTPPLALFLYAKASSRAYFNDVLLGENGKPGNKVTEIPGAMDSHFYLPEGLLKMGKNRLVLHLSAQQGWLTLTRPLHFIGIGGFADPRQHLQQYSELGLVLLGVLLTGLVYFSVRSITPSQRSNHLLLVLMCLFSAVQLFAEMSRGLLGYAYPIHDIRLLTITLMSLGFGVCLLVFIAGQFARHHALHWIYAGILVTLGALWLLDSFDARTTAATFFPAFFAAIITVRFWWRTRSDQGGFSALALSLFILCMILTADYFHETLYFVFVSLLLGYLFIQQALESNRQELRQQQDNERIARLSFRLEQGQQQARPALLTLKSAGKIDKLNTAEIAYCQAAKDYSEIHLLNGQQHLYSGTLKSLEAELPSTFLRVHRSFLVNLEQIRRLSSATPDSTNASLILSNGQTVPVSRRLVPAVRSAVADKPDFGAD encoded by the coding sequence GTGAGTATTTCCACCAGCAGCGCCGCTTTCGTGCCGTTCGAAGGTCAACAACCTGTAACCCTTTGCGATGGTGCTCATCAATGGCCGGTGGATTTTACCTCCACGGATTGCCGCACGGTGCTGCTTAAGGACGTCGATCCTCAGGGCAAAACACTGTGGGTTGAGATCCCCGTTAACCTGAGCGAACAACAGTTACAGGCGCTGACACCTCCACTGGCCTTGTTCCTGTATGCTAAAGCCAGCAGTAGAGCCTATTTTAATGATGTACTGCTTGGAGAGAATGGCAAGCCCGGCAACAAGGTCACCGAAATCCCCGGTGCAATGGACAGCCATTTTTATCTGCCCGAAGGCCTGCTCAAAATGGGCAAAAACCGGCTGGTGTTGCATCTGTCTGCGCAGCAAGGCTGGTTAACCTTAACCCGGCCTCTGCATTTTATTGGCATAGGGGGTTTTGCCGATCCACGCCAGCATTTGCAACAATACAGTGAACTTGGCCTGGTGTTGCTGGGGGTTCTGCTTACCGGATTGGTGTACTTTTCTGTGCGCAGTATCACGCCATCACAGCGCAGCAACCATCTGTTGCTGGTGTTAATGTGCCTGTTCAGTGCCGTTCAGTTGTTTGCTGAAATGTCGCGGGGCTTGTTGGGATACGCTTATCCCATACACGACATCAGGTTGCTCACCATCACCCTGATGTCATTGGGCTTTGGTGTTTGCCTGCTGGTATTTATTGCCGGTCAGTTTGCCCGTCATCATGCCCTGCACTGGATTTATGCCGGTATCCTGGTGACGCTGGGCGCATTATGGTTACTGGATAGTTTTGATGCCAGAACCACTGCCGCCACATTTTTCCCCGCCTTCTTTGCTGCTATCATCACCGTCAGATTTTGGTGGCGAACCCGCTCAGACCAGGGTGGTTTCAGCGCGCTGGCACTGAGCCTGTTTATCCTCTGTATGATACTGACCGCAGATTATTTCCATGAAACCTTATACTTTGTATTTGTATCGCTGCTGTTAGGCTATTTGTTTATTCAGCAGGCACTGGAATCCAACCGCCAGGAACTGAGGCAACAGCAGGATAATGAGCGGATTGCCAGGCTCAGCTTCAGGCTGGAACAGGGTCAACAACAAGCCAGGCCCGCCCTGCTCACCTTAAAAAGCGCAGGCAAGATAGATAAGCTCAATACAGCAGAGATCGCCTACTGCCAGGCCGCCAAAGATTACTCTGAGATCCATCTGCTCAACGGCCAGCAACACTTGTACAGCGGCACCCTGAAAAGCCTGGAGGCTGAATTGCCCAGCACCTTCTTGCGGGTGCATCGCTCTTTTCTGGTTAACCTTGAGCAGATCAGGCGCCTGTCCTCCGCCACCCCTGATAGTACTAACGCCAGTTTAATCCTGAGTAACGGCCAGACTGTGCCCGTTAGCCGTCGCCTGGTACCCGCTGTACGCAGCGCCGTTGCTGATAAGCCTGACTTTGGTGCGGATTAG